A single region of the Duganella sp. BuS-21 genome encodes:
- a CDS encoding SDR family oxidoreductase → MANSENKADPGSASLQREIQHRQDQLDRQGQRTSAPAKSKEPVQTSSHEYPGTPMPSQHLEKPGLEADMQQKPEFLAPDYAGSGKLAGMAALITGGDSGIGRAVAVLYAREGADVAIVYLEEDQDAEDTKRYVEAEGQTCLLLRGDVRDAAFCRDAAQQTNQRFGRLDILVNNAAFQEHAEKLTDLTEERFDLTMKTNVYGYFHMAKAALPYLKRGGAIINTGSVTGLQGSSHLLDYSTTKGAIHAFTKSLASNLLDQGIRVNAIAPGPVWTPLNPADASPDKIAQFGADTDMRRPAQPQELSPAYVFLAAPCCSSYITGIVLPVTGSVGG, encoded by the coding sequence ATGGCAAATTCAGAAAACAAGGCAGATCCCGGCAGCGCAAGCTTGCAGCGCGAAATACAGCATCGCCAGGATCAGCTCGACCGGCAGGGCCAGCGCACCAGCGCGCCCGCGAAGAGCAAGGAACCGGTGCAAACCAGCAGCCACGAATATCCGGGCACGCCGATGCCTTCCCAACATCTTGAAAAACCCGGGCTGGAAGCCGACATGCAGCAAAAGCCCGAATTTCTCGCGCCCGACTACGCCGGCAGCGGCAAGCTGGCCGGCATGGCCGCGCTGATCACGGGCGGCGATTCCGGCATCGGCCGCGCGGTGGCGGTGCTGTACGCGCGCGAAGGCGCCGACGTCGCCATCGTCTACCTGGAGGAGGATCAGGATGCGGAAGACACCAAGCGTTATGTGGAGGCGGAGGGTCAAACCTGCCTGCTGCTGCGCGGCGACGTGCGGGATGCTGCGTTCTGCCGCGACGCAGCACAGCAGACGAACCAACGCTTTGGCCGGCTGGACATCCTGGTCAATAACGCTGCGTTCCAGGAGCACGCGGAAAAGCTCACCGACCTGACCGAGGAGCGCTTCGACCTCACCATGAAGACTAATGTCTACGGCTACTTCCACATGGCCAAGGCGGCCCTGCCCTACCTCAAGCGCGGCGGCGCCATCATCAACACCGGCTCGGTGACGGGCCTGCAAGGCTCCAGCCACCTGCTCGACTACTCCACCACCAAGGGTGCGATCCACGCCTTCACCAAGTCGCTGGCCTCGAACCTGCTTGATCAAGGCATCCGCGTGAACGCGATCGCGCCGGGCCCGGTGTGGACGCCGCTGAATCCGGCCGACGCCAGCCCCGACAAGATCGCCCAGTTCGGCGCCGATACCGACATGCGGCGTCCCGCCCAGCCGCAGGAGCTGTCGCCGGCCTACGTGTTCCTGGCCGCGCCGTGCTGCTCCAGCTATATCACCGGCATCGTGCTGCCGGTGACCGGCTCCGTGGGAGGCTGA
- a CDS encoding EAL domain-containing protein: protein MHRDLSEQHTKGEVLIVEDTPASLKLLSDLLTEAGYYVRQAPNGELALWTAQSRPPELILLDIRMPGIDGFEVCRRLKATPELSQVPVIFLSAQHDTDDKVRGFELGAVDFIAKPFQTEEILARTDAHVKLGRAQKALASERALLEERVAERTAELAKEVEQRRANEEFLRLASQVFEATQDAIVVTDRDGHIVATNPAFTHISGYTADEVRGQGVGLLHAGDADASSFGAMVQSVVATGHWSGEILARRKNGDTYPGLLSASVVRDENGSVINHVAVFMDITERKAEQHLIDFLSNHDALTGLPNRMLARQRFMHTLAAARREGRCVAVMCLDLDRFKSINDSYGHDMGDKALQVVSRYLTETVREDDIVTRQGGDEFQVIVADDTQLTATIALAQKILAGLRKELVIDGQQITVTSSIGIAVSLTDGESFDELVRNADTALFRAKEIGRDNYAFFTERMDAEIRDKLAIQGQLRGAIARDEFEVHYQPQVCLKTGAMVGAEALLRWENAVLGKVPPNRFIPLAEEYGLVNSIGEWVLESVCAQMKVWHDQGLGKIKVAVNLAAGQFANDATVPYVESTLRKFGVAPEYLGLEITEGTVMGDPNKAVAALRLLKDIGVGISLDDFGTGYSSLSYLKRFPIDVLKIDKSFVDDVTTNSADAAIALSVISLAHNLNMRVIAEGVETREQVQFLAERGCDEMQGYYFSRPVNAESFTALLRERRTLSDI from the coding sequence ATGCACCGGGATTTATCCGAACAACACACCAAGGGCGAAGTGCTGATCGTGGAGGACACGCCGGCCTCGCTCAAGCTGCTGAGCGACCTGCTGACGGAGGCCGGCTACTACGTGCGCCAGGCGCCCAACGGCGAGCTGGCCCTGTGGACCGCGCAATCGCGGCCGCCGGAGCTGATTCTGCTCGACATCCGCATGCCCGGCATCGACGGCTTTGAAGTCTGCCGCCGCCTGAAGGCCACGCCGGAGCTGAGCCAGGTGCCGGTGATCTTCCTGTCGGCGCAGCACGACACCGACGACAAGGTGCGCGGTTTCGAACTGGGCGCGGTCGACTTCATCGCCAAGCCGTTCCAGACCGAAGAGATCCTGGCGCGCACCGACGCCCACGTCAAACTGGGCCGGGCGCAGAAGGCGCTGGCCAGCGAACGCGCCTTGCTGGAGGAGCGCGTGGCCGAGCGCACCGCCGAACTGGCCAAGGAAGTGGAACAGCGCCGCGCCAACGAAGAGTTCCTGCGCCTGGCCAGCCAGGTGTTTGAGGCGACCCAGGACGCCATCGTGGTGACCGACCGCGATGGGCATATCGTCGCCACCAATCCGGCCTTTACGCACATCTCCGGCTACACGGCGGACGAGGTGCGGGGGCAGGGCGTGGGCCTGCTGCACGCCGGCGACGCCGATGCCTCTTCGTTCGGCGCCATGGTGCAATCGGTGGTGGCCACCGGCCACTGGTCGGGCGAGATCCTGGCGCGCCGCAAGAACGGCGACACCTATCCCGGCCTGCTGAGCGCCTCCGTGGTGCGCGACGAAAACGGCAGCGTGATCAATCACGTCGCGGTATTCATGGACATCACCGAGCGCAAGGCCGAACAGCACCTGATCGATTTCCTGTCGAACCACGATGCGTTGACCGGCCTGCCGAACCGCATGCTGGCGCGCCAGCGCTTCATGCACACGCTGGCCGCCGCGCGCCGCGAAGGGCGCTGCGTGGCCGTCATGTGCCTGGACCTGGACCGCTTCAAGAGCATCAACGACTCCTACGGCCATGACATGGGCGACAAGGCGCTGCAGGTGGTGTCGCGCTACCTGACCGAAACCGTGCGCGAAGACGACATCGTCACACGTCAGGGCGGCGACGAATTCCAGGTCATCGTTGCCGACGACACGCAGCTGACCGCCACCATCGCGCTGGCGCAAAAGATATTGGCCGGGCTGCGCAAGGAACTGGTGATCGACGGCCAGCAGATCACCGTCACCTCCAGCATCGGCATCGCCGTCAGCCTGACCGACGGCGAGAGCTTCGATGAACTGGTGCGCAACGCCGACACGGCGCTGTTCCGCGCCAAGGAAATCGGCCGCGACAACTACGCCTTCTTCACCGAGCGCATGGACGCCGAGATCCGCGACAAGCTGGCGATCCAGGGCCAGCTGCGCGGCGCCATCGCGCGCGACGAATTCGAAGTCCACTATCAGCCGCAGGTGTGCCTGAAGACCGGCGCCATGGTCGGCGCCGAAGCGCTGCTGCGCTGGGAGAATGCGGTGCTGGGCAAGGTGCCGCCGAATCGCTTCATCCCGCTGGCCGAGGAATACGGCCTGGTGAACTCGATCGGCGAATGGGTGCTGGAAAGCGTGTGCGCGCAGATGAAGGTGTGGCACGACCAGGGCCTGGGCAAGATCAAGGTGGCGGTCAACCTGGCGGCCGGGCAGTTCGCCAACGATGCCACCGTGCCGTATGTGGAAAGCACGCTGCGCAAGTTCGGCGTGGCGCCGGAATACCTGGGCCTGGAAATCACCGAGGGCACGGTGATGGGCGATCCGAACAAGGCGGTGGCGGCGCTGCGCCTCCTGAAGGACATCGGCGTCGGCATCTCGCTGGACGACTTCGGCACCGGCTATTCCAGCCTCAGTTACCTGAAGCGCTTCCCGATCGACGTGCTGAAGATCGATAAATCGTTTGTCGACGACGTTACCACCAACAGCGCCGATGCGGCGATCGCCCTGTCGGTGATTTCGCTGGCGCACAACCTGAACATGCGCGTGATCGCGGAAGGTGTTGAGACGCGCGAACAGGTGCAATTCCTCGCCGAGCGCGGTTGCGATGAAATGCAGGGCTATTATTTCAGCCGCCCGGTCAATGCCGAAAGCTTCACCGCGCTGCTGCGCGAACGCCGCACCTTGTCGGACATATAA
- a CDS encoding TetR/AcrR family transcriptional regulator has translation MKVSREQVALNRERIVETAARLFREKGYDGIGVADLMKGAGLTHGGFYGHFASKEDLLAEAADHALKTSVARWEGYLAEGREAALEKIGDGYLTPQHRDHPEKGCSVTALGADIARLGPKARHAVTTGASGQIAVLQQLMPGADDAERRKQALATYAAMVGAIVLSRAVDDDAMSLEVLQAVRDSLPGLA, from the coding sequence ATGAAAGTCAGCAGGGAACAAGTAGCGCTCAACCGTGAGCGCATCGTGGAAACGGCCGCGCGGCTGTTCCGCGAAAAAGGCTACGACGGCATCGGCGTAGCGGATCTGATGAAGGGCGCCGGCCTGACGCACGGCGGCTTCTACGGCCACTTCGCATCGAAGGAAGACTTGTTGGCCGAAGCCGCCGACCACGCGCTGAAAACATCGGTGGCACGCTGGGAAGGCTATCTGGCCGAAGGGCGCGAGGCCGCCCTGGAAAAGATCGGCGACGGCTACCTGACGCCGCAGCATCGCGACCATCCGGAAAAAGGTTGCTCGGTCACCGCGCTGGGCGCCGACATCGCCCGCCTCGGACCGAAGGCGCGGCACGCCGTCACCACCGGCGCCAGCGGCCAGATCGCGGTGCTGCAGCAATTGATGCCGGGCGCGGACGATGCCGAGCGGCGCAAGCAGGCGCTGGCGACTTACGCCGCCATGGTCGGCGCCATCGTGCTGTCGCGCGCAGTGGACGACGACGCGATGTCGCTCGAAGTGCTGCAGGCGGTGCGCGACTCGCTGCCCGGTCTGGCCTAA
- a CDS encoding response regulator, with product MLARLARRLGRVSIAVFVSVTLTAVVTLVLTTFALYFYQVERAQRWEQLHKTLANSADELAAAVALPAWNFDESQIVTIMKSGLSNRDLHASAVAPAASSRPFILARNARQQLAPSDHLPADPELLSEQRPIVAGGQNIGTITVYASPALLIEQLRQRLYTIAGMIFVLDVTLVLSLYLLLWQLILKPLTKIERYAASVKAGQNPGASPPRDWYTGELKTLNASIREMVRLMESRYVAMHASEERLQIASGAAAIGIWDWNIASNEMVWDEQMYRLHGLENIKVNQPFETWRKMVHPDDAIPTEMLLQQALDGTAEFDVEFRLIWQDGSIHYLKGDAMIFRDAEGHPLRMVGVNYDVTDSRMAEAELRRHRIHLEELVAERTHALSVAVRQAQGANRAKSTFLANMSHELRTPLNSVIGFSRLMADSKNMLPEEKRNLAIIHRSGQHLLTLINDILELSKIEAGRAVLQTEVVNLDEMLQEVMDMVSMRAGQTGVELVADSVGLPVSARVDGTKLRQVLLNLMSNAVKFAAQGRVTLRVRGTARNGACELAFAVIDNGPGIALEDQMRIFEPFIQAEGPGAKEGTGLGLTISREFVQLMGGTLALQSAPGAGATFYFTVAVQVADEAPPAGQDEVSALAPPQRRRILVADDNADGCSLLESLLKPLGFDVAVVGDGAQALAMVDVWQPDLVFMDWRMPALDGISATRRIRANREGKQPRIVMLTASAFAEERDEALNAGADEFMRKPVEQERLYAVLEQQLGLQFVRRHHGARPAAPAPLSYVDLQRLEPALRDELKTALQELNLSRVTLLLAPLPPALAGVVASIDHMIQLHQYPQLCALLDQAGNELEPQV from the coding sequence ATGTTGGCCCGACTTGCCCGCCGTTTAGGAAGAGTATCGATTGCCGTGTTCGTCAGCGTGACGCTGACCGCCGTGGTGACGCTGGTGCTGACCACCTTCGCGCTGTACTTCTACCAGGTCGAGCGCGCGCAGCGCTGGGAGCAGCTGCATAAAACCCTGGCCAACAGCGCCGACGAACTGGCCGCCGCCGTGGCCCTGCCAGCCTGGAATTTCGACGAATCGCAGATCGTCACCATTATGAAGAGCGGCTTGAGCAACCGCGACCTGCACGCCAGCGCCGTGGCGCCGGCGGCCAGCAGCCGTCCGTTCATCCTGGCCCGCAACGCCCGGCAGCAGCTGGCGCCTTCCGACCACCTGCCGGCCGATCCCGAACTGCTGTCCGAACAGCGGCCCATCGTCGCCGGCGGCCAGAATATCGGCACCATCACCGTGTATGCCTCGCCGGCGCTGTTGATCGAGCAGCTGCGCCAGCGCCTGTACACCATCGCCGGCATGATTTTCGTGCTCGATGTGACGCTGGTGCTGAGCCTTTATCTGCTGCTCTGGCAGCTGATCCTCAAGCCGCTGACCAAGATCGAACGCTACGCCGCCAGCGTCAAGGCCGGCCAGAATCCGGGCGCCTCGCCGCCGCGCGACTGGTATACCGGCGAGCTGAAAACCCTCAACGCCTCGATCCGCGAGATGGTGCGCCTGATGGAGAGCCGCTACGTGGCCATGCACGCCAGCGAGGAGCGCCTGCAGATCGCCTCCGGCGCGGCCGCCATCGGCATCTGGGACTGGAATATCGCCAGCAACGAGATGGTGTGGGATGAGCAGATGTACCGCCTGCATGGGCTGGAGAACATCAAGGTCAATCAACCGTTCGAGACCTGGCGCAAGATGGTGCACCCGGACGACGCCATTCCCACCGAGATGCTGCTGCAGCAGGCGCTCGACGGCACCGCCGAATTCGACGTCGAGTTCCGCCTGATCTGGCAAGACGGTTCGATCCACTACCTGAAGGGCGACGCCATGATCTTCCGCGACGCGGAAGGCCATCCCTTGCGCATGGTCGGCGTGAACTACGACGTCACCGACAGCCGCATGGCCGAAGCGGAACTGCGCCGCCACCGCATCCATCTGGAAGAGCTGGTGGCCGAGCGCACCCATGCCTTGTCGGTGGCGGTGCGCCAGGCGCAGGGCGCCAACCGCGCCAAGAGCACCTTCCTGGCCAATATGAGCCACGAGCTGCGCACACCGCTCAATTCCGTCATCGGCTTTTCGCGCCTGATGGCCGATTCCAAGAACATGCTGCCGGAGGAAAAGCGCAACCTGGCCATCATCCACCGCTCCGGCCAGCACCTGCTCACGCTGATCAACGACATCCTGGAACTGTCCAAGATCGAGGCCGGCCGCGCCGTGCTGCAAACGGAAGTGGTCAACCTCGACGAAATGCTGCAGGAAGTGATGGACATGGTGAGCATGCGTGCCGGCCAGACCGGCGTCGAGTTGGTGGCCGACAGCGTCGGCCTGCCGGTGAGTGCGCGCGTCGACGGTACCAAACTGCGCCAGGTTTTGCTGAACCTGATGTCGAACGCGGTCAAGTTCGCGGCGCAGGGCCGGGTCACGCTGCGGGTACGCGGCACCGCGCGCAACGGCGCCTGCGAGCTGGCGTTCGCCGTGATCGACAACGGTCCCGGCATCGCGCTGGAAGACCAGATGCGCATTTTCGAACCGTTCATCCAGGCCGAGGGACCGGGCGCGAAAGAGGGCACGGGCCTGGGCCTGACCATCTCGCGCGAATTCGTGCAGCTGATGGGCGGCACGCTGGCGCTGCAATCGGCGCCCGGCGCCGGCGCCACCTTCTACTTTACGGTGGCGGTGCAGGTGGCCGACGAGGCGCCGCCGGCGGGCCAGGATGAAGTCAGCGCGCTGGCGCCGCCGCAGCGCCGCCGCATCCTGGTGGCCGACGACAACGCCGACGGCTGCAGCTTGCTGGAAAGTCTGCTCAAGCCGCTGGGCTTCGATGTCGCCGTGGTCGGCGACGGCGCGCAGGCGCTGGCCATGGTGGACGTGTGGCAGCCGGACCTGGTGTTCATGGACTGGCGCATGCCGGCGCTCGACGGCATCAGCGCCACGCGCCGGATCCGCGCCAACCGGGAAGGCAAGCAGCCGCGCATCGTGATGCTGACCGCGTCGGCCTTCGCCGAGGAGCGCGACGAGGCGCTGAACGCCGGCGCCGATGAGTTCATGCGCAAGCCGGTGGAGCAGGAACGTTTGTATGCGGTGCTGGAGCAGCAGCTGGGCCTGCAGTTCGTGCGGCGCCATCACGGCGCGCGGCCGGCCGCGCCGGCGCCGCTGTCGTACGTCGACCTGCAGCGCCTGGAGCCAGCCCTGCGCGATGAGCTGAAGACCGCCTTGCAGGAATTGAACCTGTCGCGCGTGACCTTGCTCCTGGCGCCTTTGCCGCCGGCGCTGGCCGGGGTGGTGGCGAGCATCGACCACATGATCCAGCTGCACCAGTATCCGCAGCTGTGCGCTTTGCTCGATCAGGCGGGAAACGAATTGGAACCGCAGGTCTGA
- a CDS encoding GGDEF domain-containing protein encodes MADVLSRLNSTGVFFNPSSERRAEFQSCCAEMFSQLIACDSVDATGAALVKHETDLLILDLNGFDHLNELAGVGALIRSRAGGQILVLCAYEHSAWLPELMAYGSFNYRICPVLRDELQQAVKQGLAVPLDPAAAMQQELLDKEKELRDLLGVQRSLQRALSGIDNIATMSAQICLALCNFPGVRHTSLLHMKTRGDLQLVAQEARNHLDLGRLLQRRDRLLQSPLRDSFPPLMAVSRGEMVLLDAPEKSGDPELSMQLHDRNVRMVLALPLRAEPGGPEMGAICLMFDRYITFSREQFACFASLAQFVSFGLGMSELKHQNDALSGQLSQMSTIDTVTGAANRRAGEDSLDNEIRRARRYGLPLAVLSFDVGSFRSANDLYGSPVGDAVLRKVAETVLGRLRTSDTLARMRGEEFLIVATHTTSADAVRLAEKLRTAITEADLPGAGFGAAVSISLGVTQVGADEGSATVLDRLDTALHRAKRAGRNCIEMATV; translated from the coding sequence ATGGCGGACGTTTTGAGCCGGTTGAACAGCACGGGCGTATTCTTTAATCCCAGCAGCGAGCGCCGCGCGGAGTTTCAATCGTGCTGTGCGGAAATGTTTTCGCAGCTGATTGCGTGCGACAGCGTGGACGCCACCGGCGCCGCCCTGGTCAAGCACGAAACCGACCTGCTGATCCTCGATCTCAATGGTTTCGACCACCTGAACGAGCTGGCCGGCGTGGGCGCTTTGATCCGCAGCCGGGCCGGTGGCCAGATCCTGGTGCTGTGCGCCTACGAGCACAGCGCCTGGCTGCCGGAGTTGATGGCCTACGGCTCCTTCAACTACCGCATCTGCCCGGTACTGCGCGACGAGCTGCAGCAGGCCGTCAAGCAGGGGCTGGCCGTGCCACTTGACCCGGCCGCCGCCATGCAGCAGGAGCTGCTCGACAAGGAAAAGGAATTGCGCGATTTGCTCGGCGTACAGCGCAGCCTGCAGCGCGCCCTGAGCGGCATCGACAATATCGCCACCATGTCGGCGCAGATCTGCCTGGCGCTGTGTAATTTTCCCGGCGTGCGCCATACCTCGCTGCTGCACATGAAAACGCGGGGCGACCTGCAACTGGTGGCGCAGGAAGCGCGCAATCACCTCGACCTGGGCCGCCTGCTGCAACGGCGCGACCGTCTGCTGCAATCGCCGTTGCGCGACAGCTTCCCGCCGCTGATGGCGGTGTCGCGCGGTGAAATGGTGCTGCTGGACGCGCCGGAAAAGTCCGGCGATCCCGAATTGTCGATGCAACTGCACGACCGCAATGTGCGCATGGTGCTAGCGCTACCGTTGCGCGCCGAACCGGGCGGCCCGGAGATGGGCGCCATCTGTTTGATGTTCGATCGCTACATCACCTTCTCGCGCGAGCAGTTCGCCTGCTTCGCCAGCCTGGCGCAGTTTGTCAGTTTCGGCCTCGGCATGAGCGAATTGAAGCATCAGAACGATGCGCTGTCGGGCCAGTTGTCGCAAATGAGCACGATCGATACGGTGACCGGCGCCGCCAACCGCCGCGCCGGCGAGGACTCGCTGGACAACGAAATCCGCCGCGCCCGCCGCTACGGCCTGCCGCTGGCGGTGTTGTCGTTCGACGTAGGCAGCTTCCGCTCGGCCAATGATCTGTACGGTTCGCCGGTCGGCGACGCCGTGCTGCGCAAGGTGGCGGAGACGGTGCTGGGCCGCCTGCGCACCTCGGACACACTGGCGCGTATGCGCGGCGAAGAGTTCCTCATCGTCGCCACCCACACCACCTCGGCCGACGCCGTGCGGCTGGCGGAAAAGCTGCGCACGGCCATCACCGAAGCCGATTTGCCGGGCGCCGGTTTCGGCGCCGCCGTCAGCATCAGCCTGGGCGTGACTCAGGTCGGTGCGGACGAAGGCAGCGCCACCGTGCTTGATCGTCTCGACACGGCGCTGCACCGCGCCAAGCGTGCGGGCCGCAACTGCATCGAGATGGCGACGGTTTAA
- the sulP gene encoding sulfate permease, with product MLQWLKLYRRDQLPGDISAGLVVAMMMIPQGMAYAMVAGLSPVVGIYASILPPIVYALFGSSMTQSVGPMAIVSLMTAAVIGPLAPAGSALAGVLAAQLALVSGAVLLLCGLLRMGFLANFFSRPVMSGFTVGSAIVIAFDQLHTLLGAELSQLPQVHAPSAALGVGALLLLVLARFYMAALLRRCGLPPSAADIGAKLAPMLVVLGGILLMSSTGLAETGVRTTGAIPAGLPHLNLASSSPHWRVLLQPGLLIGFVVFLMSMSGAQALALKRNEKLVSNHELIGLGAANVASAFSGGFPVTGSLSRSAVNFAAGAHTPLASLITAALLACALLLPTGWLALLPLPVLAATIIVAVLGMLEMGILRTAWQYDRGDALAWGATCLGVLVLGVEAGVLIGVALSMGTLIWRASRPHIAVLGRIARTEHFRNIERYPAETQPELLVLRIDANLFFGNVEAVSERIECELATHQSARHLVLVMTAVSSIDTTALMALSELNQSLKRRGIGLHLAEVKGPVMDRLRNSSLLAELNGKLFLSTANAWDQLHTVKDVA from the coding sequence ATGCTGCAATGGCTAAAGCTATACCGGCGCGACCAACTCCCCGGCGACATCAGCGCCGGGCTGGTGGTGGCGATGATGATGATCCCCCAAGGCATGGCCTACGCCATGGTGGCCGGGCTGTCGCCGGTGGTCGGCATTTACGCCAGCATCCTGCCGCCCATCGTGTATGCGCTGTTCGGCAGCAGCATGACGCAGTCGGTCGGCCCGATGGCCATCGTGTCCCTGATGACCGCCGCCGTCATCGGCCCGCTGGCGCCGGCCGGTTCGGCGCTGGCCGGTGTGCTGGCGGCTCAGCTGGCGCTGGTGTCCGGCGCCGTCTTGCTGCTGTGCGGCCTGTTGCGCATGGGCTTCCTCGCCAATTTCTTCTCGCGCCCCGTGATGAGCGGTTTCACCGTCGGTTCGGCCATCGTGATCGCATTCGATCAACTGCATACCCTGCTTGGCGCCGAGCTGTCGCAGCTGCCGCAAGTGCATGCGCCCAGCGCGGCGCTGGGCGTCGGTGCGCTGCTGCTGCTGGTGCTGGCGCGGTTTTACATGGCGGCGCTGCTGCGGCGCTGCGGCCTGCCGCCAAGCGCCGCCGACATCGGCGCCAAGCTGGCGCCGATGCTGGTGGTCCTCGGCGGCATCCTGTTGATGTCCAGCACCGGCCTGGCCGAGACCGGCGTGCGCACCACCGGCGCCATTCCGGCCGGTCTGCCGCACTTGAACCTGGCGTCGTCCAGCCCGCATTGGCGGGTGTTGCTGCAGCCGGGCCTCCTCATCGGCTTCGTGGTGTTCCTGATGTCGATGTCCGGCGCGCAGGCGCTGGCGCTCAAGCGCAACGAGAAGCTGGTCAGCAACCATGAACTGATCGGCCTCGGTGCGGCCAACGTCGCCAGCGCGTTTTCGGGCGGCTTCCCGGTGACCGGCAGCCTGTCGCGCTCGGCCGTGAATTTCGCCGCCGGCGCCCATACGCCGCTGGCCAGCCTGATCACCGCCGCGCTGCTGGCCTGTGCGCTGCTGCTGCCGACCGGTTGGCTGGCGCTGCTGCCGCTGCCGGTGCTGGCCGCGACCATCATCGTCGCCGTGCTGGGCATGCTCGAGATGGGCATCCTGCGCACCGCCTGGCAGTACGACCGCGGCGACGCGCTGGCCTGGGGCGCCACCTGCCTCGGCGTGCTGGTGCTGGGCGTGGAGGCGGGCGTGCTGATCGGCGTGGCGCTGTCCATGGGCACCCTGATCTGGCGCGCCAGCCGGCCGCACATCGCGGTGCTGGGCCGCATCGCCCGCACCGAGCACTTCCGCAATATCGAACGCTATCCGGCCGAAACCCAGCCGGAACTGCTGGTGCTGCGCATCGACGCCAATCTGTTCTTCGGCAACGTCGAGGCGGTGAGCGAACGCATCGAGTGCGAACTGGCCACCCACCAGAGCGCCCGTCACCTGGTGCTGGTGATGACGGCCGTCAGCTCGATCGACACCACGGCGCTCATGGCGCTGTCCGAGCTGAACCAGAGCTTGAAGCGGCGCGGTATCGGCCTGCACCTGGCGGAAGTGAAGGGGCCGGTGATGGATCGCCTGCGCAACAGCAGCCTGCTGGCCGAGCTGAACGGCAAGCTGTTCCTGAGTACCGCCAACGCCTGGGACCAATTACATACCGTCAAGGATGTTGCTTGA